The following proteins come from a genomic window of Sardina pilchardus chromosome 1, fSarPil1.1, whole genome shotgun sequence:
- the LOC134079130 gene encoding B-cell receptor CD22-like, with amino-acid sequence MMPETVTEGGEVTLTCSTCTQSDNPTLIWYKNKQPVSEQHPTNKLHLKPVSSEDAGSYSCAVKGDESLSSTAVFLNVTYVPKNVSVSIKVSGEIEKGSLVSLTCSSDANPPVHTYTWYMKSGAESLMRGTGESISFNTGGLYYCKVQNEVGSTNSDAVTIETNDEQPAVMMVQAGIILFIILTFILVFANLWLRKRKIINLSSSPHTLEADASDVYANVMPTTMASDPGQRGDSHGNENDVNYASIQFQPRSKKQKSRYSNDERLQQLKQDEDVVYASIQQSQSNTATWTDGDFPVYAAVNKVVRD; translated from the exons ATGATGCCTGAAACAGtaacagagggaggagaagtgACACTGACCTGCAGCACTTGCACTCAGAGCGACAACCCCACCCTCATCTGGTACAAGAACAAGCAGCCTGTGTCAGAACAACACCCAACCAACAAGCTGCATCTAAAACCAGTCAGCAGTGAGGATGCAGGCAGCTACTCCTGTGCTGTAAAAGGAGATGAGAGTCTCTCTTCAACTGCTGTCTTTCTCAATGTCACAT ATGTGCCAAAGAATGTTTCAGTGTCCATCAAAGTCTCTGGTGAAATAGAGAAGGGCAGTTTAGTgtctctgacctgcagcagtgatgccaacccaccagtgcacacctacacctggtaTATGAAGAGTGGAGCTGAATCTCTTATGAGGGGCACAGGGGAGAGTATCAGCTTTAATACTGGTGGACTTTACTACTGTAAGGTGCAGAATGAAGTGGGCTCAACAAACTCTGATGCAGTCACAATTGAGACTAACG aTGAACAACCTGCTGTCATGATGGTGCAAGCTGGAATAattctttttattattcttaCATTCATACTGGTGTTTGCAAATCTGTGGTTGAG GAAAAGGAAAATAATTAATTTGTCTTCAAGTCCACATACCTTAGAG GCTGATGCCAGTGATGTTTATGCCAACGTCATGCCAACCACCATGGCCTCTGACCCAGGGCAGAGAGGGGACTCTCACGGGAATGAAAATGATGTCAATTACGCCAGCATCCAGTTCCAACCACGTTCTAAAAAACAAAAGTCTCGCTACAGCAATGATGAAAGACTTCAGCAGCTCAAACAAGATGAGGATGTGGTCTATGCCTCTATTCAGCAAAGCCAATCAAATACTGCCACCTG GACTGATGGTGATTTTCCAGTCTACGCCGCCGTCAACAAAGTAGTTCGTGACTAA